One segment of Drosophila mauritiana strain mau12 chromosome 3R, ASM438214v1, whole genome shotgun sequence DNA contains the following:
- the LOC117144524 gene encoding uncharacterized protein LOC117144524 yields the protein MRADLAKRPVGYCITRCGGYKTQGSVGQRAQLRSKHSTIMSPLDIVLLLVSFHQVVGSDFSAMSSEFKQCVRGSQKPKISECLGRSALNFIQRLDETDNVKFVEDFVTVKSETAAVRSLSNVLDTDPVDFRGILENAGAVMGQRSMEWHMDGLYPGLMFKIGPTADANSVAEFVLDGAAQGERQFGFEDPSTGRVLTKQYLLPFLLGLKFNLVALVPLIFAAICLLLKKSLFLVKLAIYVSSFLGLGGIVGGLGGLGGLGGGFGGGSFGGANFGFGGFNGHRPIGQFPGKTTVFGQGQDEFHHQYDVHETSPYRRSERKVRFEQPRMAETLGQAPPVNPKPPTQDRFYDFENQRRPSNKLLAASVEQEGELLLRNFQDPHRMEGWQAVDCLGYESERLLDSATRDNSTWQITDYLSIEPQVGFSKPETRRMDMGLPGKLLELVQGRALRLQLPRQLTISNAIDDFGSELGLDQGRKKKDKDKNMAMMGGMIMMATLAQMFLGKVILIAGSAFIMAKIALVISLLGSLKKGSTGHSGSGGGGGTEHVVVHSSHESGWHRSMPTHDTYSQLEQVEEPPLGSHMEYYQAYQMEPLKRRLHQAAAYPDQPRPEATKSTRGFI from the exons ATGAGAGCAGATTTGGCCAAAAGACCAGTCGGTTATTGTATAACAAGATGTGGCGGATATAAAACACAAGGGTCAGTTGGCCAGCGGGCTCAGTTGAGATCAAAACACTCGACCATTATGTCGCCACTGGATATCGTTTTGCTCCTGGTCAGCTTCCACCAAGTGGTTGGCAGTGACTTTTCCGCCATGAGTTCGGAGTTCAAGCAGTGTGTTCGTGGATCCCAGAAACCGAAGATCAGTGAATGTTTAGGAAGATCCGCTCTGAACTTCATCCAGAGATTGGATGAGACCGATAACGTTAAGTTCGTGGAGGATTTTGTGACAGTGAAAAGTGAAACAGCTGCAGTCAGATCTCTGTCAAATGTGCTCGACACGGATCCAGTGGACTTCCGCGGTATCCTCGAAAATGCTGGCGCAGTGATGGGTCAACGGAGTATGGAGTGGCATATGGACGGCCTTTATCCTGGGCTTATGTTCAAAATAGGTCCCACAGCGGATGCGAATAGTGTGGCCGAGTTTGTCCTCGATGGAGCGGCGCAGGGAGAGCGACAATTCGGATTCGAGGATCCTTCAACCG GTCGCGTCTTGACCAAGCAGTATTTACTGCCCTTTCTTTTGGGCTTAAAGTTTAATCTGGTGGCCCTAGTACCCCTGATATTTGCTGCCATATGTCTGCTGCTCAAGAAGTCATTATTTTTGGTCAAGCTGGCCATATATGTGAGCAGCTTCTTGGGACTGGGCGGAATCGTTGGTGGACTTGGAGGATTAGGTGGTTTGGGCGGTGGTTTTGGAGGTGGCAGCTTTGGCGGTGCGAACTTTGGTTTCGGCGGCTTTAATGGCCACCGTCCAATTGGCCAATTCCCCGGAAAGACTACGGTATTTGGCCAAGGCCAAGATGAGTTCCACCACCAATACGATGTGCACGAGACATCCCCATATCGTCGTAGTGAACGAAAAGTTAGATTCGAGCAGCCTCGAATGGCGGAAACGCTGGGCCAAGCACCTCCAGTCAACCCCAAACCGCCCACTCAAGACCGCTTCTACGACTTTGAAAACCAACGCAGGCCAAGTAACAAACTATTGGCAGCCAGTGTGGAGCAGGAGGGCGAACTTCTGTTGAGAAACTTCCAGGATCCTCACCGAATGGAAGGCTGGCAGGCGGTGGAT TGTCTAGGGTATGAGAGCGAGCGATTACTGGATAGTGCCACCAGGGATAACAGCACCTGGCAGATCACCGATTACCTAAGCATCGAACCACAGGTTGGTTTCAGCAAGCCGGAGACGAGGCGTATGGATATGGGATTACCCGGGAAACTATTGGAGCTGGTCCAGGGAAGAGCACTGCGTCTTCAGCTGCCACGCCAACTGACCATTTCAAATGCCATCGATGACTTTGGCAGCGAGCTGGGCCTCGATCAAG GTCGCAAAAAGAAGGACAAAGACAAGAACATGGCGATGATGGGCGGCATGATCATGATGGCCACTCTGGCTCAAATGTTCCTAGGCAAGGTCATCCTCATCGCCGGCTCGGCCTTTATTATGGCCAAGATCGCCTTGGTCATATCGCTGCTG GGCAGTCTAAAAAAGGGTTCGACTGGTCACAGTGGTagtggaggaggaggtggcaCGGAGCACGTGGTGGTCCACTCCAGCCACGAGAGCGGCTGGCACCGCAGCATGCCCACCCACGACACATACTCGCAGTTGGAGCAGGTGGAGGAACCACCGTTGGGCAGCCATATGGAATACTACCAGGCCTACCAGATGGAGCCACTGAAGCGCCGCCTGCATCAGGCGGCGGCTTACCCAGATCAGCCACGTCCAGAGGCCACAAAATCGACTCGGGGCTTTATTTag
- the LOC117145219 gene encoding uncharacterized protein LOC117145219, with translation MFKFVCLFALIASTAAATSEADNLLTSALKMVKDCGERSMVLCMKERALHYFDAENGDVRLTEGIALVKTDEIPVGRSLNEMQLPEEVEAREAEVDSLLVERVARFFGTHTLQFKVPKDSIQDMQRALEESRGKKKEKKKYLMPLLMLFKLKMAALLPLAIGFLALISFKALVIGKIALLLSGIIGLKKLLESKKENYEVVAHPHYEHEHSYGRSLPADDSQAQQLAYAAYKQ, from the exons ATGTTTAAGTTCGTGTGCCTTTTTGCGCTGATTGCCTCCACGGCGGCGGCTACCTCGGAAGCGGACAACCTGCTGACCAGCGCTTTGAAGATGGTCAAGGACTGTGGCGAGCGGTCCATGGTCTTGTGCATGAAG GAGCGAGCCCTGCACTACTTCGATGCCGAGAACGGGGATGTGCGGCTCACCGAGGGCATTGCCCTGGTCAAGACCGATGAGATCCCGGTGGGTCGGTCCCTCAACGAGATGCAACTGCCCGAGGAGGTCGAGGCCCGGGAGGCCGAGGTGGACTCTCTGCTGGTGGAGCGCGTTGCCCGCTTCTTCGGCACCCACACGCTGCAGTTCAAGGTGCCCAAAGACTCCATCCAGGACATGCAGCGCGCCCTCGAGGAAT CTCGCGGCAAGAagaaggagaagaagaagTACCTGATGCCCCTGCTAATGCTCTTCAAGCTGAAGATGGCCGCCCTGCTGCCCCTGGCCATTGGCTTCCTGGCCCTGATCTCCTTCAAGGCCCTGGTCATCGGCAAGATCGCCCTGCTGCTCTCCGGCATCATTGGGCTGAAGAAGCTGCTCGAGTCGAAGAAGGAGAACTACGAGGTCGTGGCGCACCCGCACTACGAGCACGAGCACAGCTACGGCCGCTCGCTGCCGGCTGACGACTCCCAGGCCCAGCAGCTGGCCTACGCGGCGTATAAGCAATAA
- the LOC117143637 gene encoding uncharacterized protein LOC117143637, which produces MESRLGLLIALLLAAFQAWAMEAPSNFNQNSTESGLLRTVRHIYGQCADSEDVFWCCKIQGVRLLGRALKVPQLGIVDGVSLVRRESFSQDTRSGRSSLLESQLSNRDLEHMSGKSLDALLLERFLNFVHSHQLQVNLPRLLRFGERNGQDWLQHVIGYFMPASESEGRKKKDDKKYLGPFIAAVLLKTAILKMAYHSIAIVAGKALIVGKIALIISAIIGLKKLVGHDGGEKTTYEIVKHPQVQQSHTYSSSHQGEYDTGGHDGGSYHRSIDDEMMMQDKAYQAWMPHVAASPSPAAKGSR; this is translated from the coding sequence ATGGAATCGCGTCTGGGTCTGCTCATCGCCCTGCTGCTGGCGGCCTTTCAGGCCTGGGCCATGGAAGCCCCGTCGAACTTTAATCAGAACTCTACTGAGAGCGGACTGCTGCGGACAGTGCGTCATATCTATGGGCAGTGTGCAGATAGCGAGGACGTTTTCTGGTGCTGCAAGATACAGGGAGTTCGCCTGCTGGGACGGGCTCTGAAGGTCCCACAACTGGGCATCGTGGATGGCGTTAGTTTGGTGCGTCGGGAATCCTTTAGCCAGGACACGCGGAGTGGACGCTCCAGCCTGCTCGAGAGCCAGCTCAGCAATCGCGATCTCGAGCACATGTCGGGGAAGAGTCTGGACGCCCTGCTGCTGGAGCGGTTCCTCAACTTTGTCCATAGTCACCAGCTGCAGGTGAATCTACCACGGTTGCTGCGGTTTGGCGAGCGGAATGGCCAGGATTGGCTGCAGCACGTGATCGGCTACTTTATGCCAGCCAGCGAAAGCGAGGGTCGCAAAAAGAAGGATGACAAAAAGTATCTGGGACCCTTCATTGCCGCCGTTCTGCTAAAGACCGCTATTCTAAAGATGGCATACCACTCCATCGCCATTGTAGCGGGAAAGGCGCTGATTGTGGGCAAGATTGCGCTGATCATCAGTGCTATAATCGGGCTGAAAAAACTGGTGGGTCACGACGGCGGCGAGAAGACCACCTACGAGATCGTCAAGCATCCACAGGTGCAGCAGAGCCACACATACTCGTCCAGTCACCAGGGTGAGTACGATACTGGTGGCCATGACGGAGGATCCTACCACCGCAGCATCGACGACGAGATGATGATGCAGGACAAGGCTTACCAGGCCTGGATGCCCCACGTGGCCGCATCCCCTTCGCCCGCCGCCAAGGGATCCCGATAA